Proteins from a genomic interval of Oncorhynchus clarkii lewisi isolate Uvic-CL-2024 chromosome 13, UVic_Ocla_1.0, whole genome shotgun sequence:
- the LOC139364976 gene encoding eukaryotic translation initiation factor 3 subunit D isoform X1: MAKFHAPEIQDNPSGWGPCAVPEKFKDMPYQPFSKGDRLGKVADWTGATYQDKRYTNKYSSQFGGGSQYAYFHEEDETSFQLVDTAKTQKTAYQRNRMRFAQRNLRRDKDRRNLTQFNMQTLPKSAKQKERDRMRLQKKFQKQFGVRQKWDQKSQAQLKPRDSSVEVRSDWEVKEEMDFPRLMKMRYMEVEDPTDIECCGALEYYDKAFDRVTTRNEKPLKSIKRIFHTVTTTDDPVIRKLAKTQGNVFATDAILATLMCCTRSVNSWDIIVQRVGNKLFFDKRDNSDFDLLTVSETANEPPQDEGNSFNSPRNLAMEATYINHNFSQQCLRMGGERHKFPNPNPFVEEDIDKSEVASVAYRYRRWKLGEDIDLIVRCEHDGVMTGANGEVSFINVKTLNEWDSRHCNGVDWRQKLDSQRGAVLATELKNNSYKLARWTCCAMLAGSEYLKLGYVSRYHAKDSARHVVLGTQQFQPTEFASQINLSMENAWGILRCVIDICRKLEEGKYLILKDPNKQVIRVYSLPDGTFSSDEDEEEDDDDDEEDEEEEDEQEP; this comes from the exons ATGGCGAAGTTCCATGCCCCTGAGATCCAGGACAATCCCTCTGGATGGGGTCCCTGTGCTGTCCCTGAGAAGTTTAAGGACATGCCCTACCAGCCCTTTAGCAAAGGAGACCGTCTGGGAAAG GTGGCTGATTGGACAGGAGCAACCTACCAGGACAAGAGATACACAA ACAAGTATTCATCTCAGTTTGGGGGTGGTAGTCAGTATGCCTACTTCCATGAGGAGGACGAGACGAGCTTCCAGCTGGTGGATACTGCCAAGACGCAGAAGACTGCCTACCAGAGGAACCGCATGAGGTTTGCACAG AGGAATCTGCGCAGGGACAAGGACCGCAGGAACCTGACCCAGTTCAATATGCAGACCCTCCCGAAGAGTGCCAAGCAGAAGGAGAG GGATCGCATGCGCCTACAGAAAAagttccagaagcagtttggcgTCCGTCAGAAGTGGGACCAGAAATCCCAG GCCCAGTTGAAACCCCGAGACTCGTCGGTGGAGGTCCGGAGTGACTGggaggtgaaggaggagatggaCTTCCCCAGACTGATGAAGATGAGATACATGGAGGTGGAGGACCCCACTGACAT TGAGTGCTGTGGTGCGTTGGAGTACTACGACAAGGCCTTCGACCGAGTCACCACTCGCAACGAGAAGCCTCTCAAGAGCATCAAGAGGATCTTTCACACAGTCACCACCACCGACGACCCTGTCATCCGCAAG TTGGCTAAGACCCAGGGCAATGTGTTTGCCACCGATGCCATCCTGGCCACCCTGATGTGCTGCACGCGCTCAGTCAACTCCTGGGACATTATCGTGCAGAGAGTGGGCAACAAGCTCTTCTTTGACAAGAGAGACAACTCTGATTTTG ATCTGTTGACGGTGAGTGAGACTGCCAACGAGCCACCACAGGATGAGGGCAACTCCTTTAACTCGCCCCGTAACCTGGCCATGGAGGCTACCTACATCAACCATAACTTCAGCCAGCAGTGTCTGCGCATG GGTGGGGAGAGGCACAAGTTCCCTAACCCCAACCCATTTGTAGAGGAGGACATAGACAAGAGTGAGGTGGCCTCTGTTGCCTACAG GTACCGCCGCTGGAAACTGGGGGAGGACATTGACCTGATTGTACGCTGTGAGCACGATGGAGTGATGACCGGGGCCAATGGAGAGGTGTCCTTCATCAATGTGAAGACCCTCAACGAGTGGGACTCCCGG CACTGTAATGGAGTGGACTGGCGTCAGAAGCTGGACTCTCAGAGAGGAGCTGTTCTGGCCACCGAGCTGAAGAACAACAGCTACAAACTGGCCCGCTGGACCTGCTGTGCCATGCTGGCTGGCTCAGAGTACCTCAAGCTAGg GTACGTGTCTCGTTATCACGCGAAGGACTCTGCGCGCCACGTGGTCCTGGGCACCCAGCAGTTCCAGCCCACTGAGTTTGCCAGCCAGATCAACTTGAGCATGGAGAACGCCTGGGGCATCCTACGCTGCGTCATCGACATCTGCCGCAAGCTGGAGGAGGGCAAGTACCTCATCCTCAAGGACCCCAACAAG CAAGTGATTCGCGTGTATAGCTTGCCTGACGGAACCTTCAGCTCAGATGAAGATGAGgaagaagatgatgatgatgatgaagaggatgaggaggaggaag ATGAACAAGAACCCTAA
- the LOC139424022 gene encoding GTPase IMAP family member 4-like isoform X2 encodes MDSEEVMVEMKETGKSPDSQPGQAVPLSVVSGLRIILIGEREAGKSAVGNAILGSEVFDAVGVRTREAVKRQREVAERQVTVVDTPGWEWFPSRGSSLGVRREIIRGVSLCQPGPHAVLLVVPLSFSFTKRERQAAEEHVELLGERAWGHTVVLFTVKGGRLKDATLEEEVEESEELQGLVERCGGRYHALYGRSRKGHDAVAELLEKLDNMVAKNRGELLSSEEVLEEAREKEEEEERRHQEEDREREEDLRRAKEALRELEMEEEKEEVQGEGGKTTEESTRQQRGRRRYTDETLDSLESSSADPTSAPPHLTWSDLRAIRDQRCKTQ; translated from the exons ATGGATTCAGAGGAGGTCATGGTGGAAATGAAAGAAACTGGAAAGTCGCCAGATTCTCAACCAG GCCAAGCAGTCCCTCTTTCTGTGGTCTCAGGGTTGCGAATAATCCTGATCGGAGAGCGAGAGGCAGGGAAGAGTGCTGTGGGCAACGCCATCCTGGGCAGTGAGGTGTTTGACGCGGTGGGGGTGAGAACAAGGGAGGCGGTAAAGCGGCAAAGAGAGGTGGCTGAGAGGCAGGTGACGGTGGTGGACACGCCTGGTTGGGAGTGGTTCCCCTCCAGGGGCTCCTCTCTGGGGGTCAGGAGGGAGATCATCCGGGGCGTGTCGCTGTGCCAGCCTGGCCCCCACGCCGTGCTCCTGGTGgtgcccctctccttctcctttaccAAACGGGAGCGGCAGGCAGCCGAGGAGcatgtggagctgttgggggagcGGGCTTGGGGGCATACCGTGGTGCTGTTCACTGTGAAGGGTGGGCGGCTGAAGGATGCCACcttagaggaggaggtggaggagagcgAGGAGCTCCAGGGCCTGGTGGAGCGATGTGGGGGCCGCTATCATGCCCTGTATGGCAGGTCCAGGAAGGGCCACGATGCCGTGGCGGAGCTACTGGAGAAGCTGGACAACATGGTGGCCAAGAACAGAGGGGAGTTGCTCTCCAGCGAGGAGGTACTGGAGGAGgccagggagaaggaggaggaggaggagaggaggcaccaggaggaggacagggagagagaggaggatctgaGGAGGGCCAAGGAGGCTTTGAGAGAgctggagatggaggaggagaaagaggaggtgcaaggggagggagggaagaccaCAGAGGAGTCCACgagacagcagagagggaggaggagatacACAGATGAAACATTAGACA GTCTGGAAAGCAGCTCAGCCGATCCTACATCAGCCCCACCACACCTCACCTGGTCTGACCTCAGGGCCATTAGAGATCAGAGATGTAAGACACAATAA
- the LOC139424022 gene encoding GTPase IMAP family member 4-like isoform X1 — MDSEEVMVEMKETGKSPDSQPGQAVPLSVVSGLRIILIGEREAGKSAVGNAILGSEVFDAVGVRTREAVKRQREVAERQVTVVDTPGWEWFPSRGSSLGVRREIIRGVSLCQPGPHAVLLVVPLSFSFTKRERQAAEEHVELLGERAWGHTVVLFTVKGGRLKDATLEEEVEESEELQGLVERCGGRYHALYGRSRKGHDAVAELLEKLDNMVAKNRGELLSSEEVLEEAREKEEEEERRHQEEDREREEDLRRAKEALRELEMEEEKEEVQGEGGKTTEESTRQQRGRRRYTDETLDTGLESSSADPTSAPPHLTWSDLRAIRDQRCKTQ; from the exons ATGGATTCAGAGGAGGTCATGGTGGAAATGAAAGAAACTGGAAAGTCGCCAGATTCTCAACCAG GCCAAGCAGTCCCTCTTTCTGTGGTCTCAGGGTTGCGAATAATCCTGATCGGAGAGCGAGAGGCAGGGAAGAGTGCTGTGGGCAACGCCATCCTGGGCAGTGAGGTGTTTGACGCGGTGGGGGTGAGAACAAGGGAGGCGGTAAAGCGGCAAAGAGAGGTGGCTGAGAGGCAGGTGACGGTGGTGGACACGCCTGGTTGGGAGTGGTTCCCCTCCAGGGGCTCCTCTCTGGGGGTCAGGAGGGAGATCATCCGGGGCGTGTCGCTGTGCCAGCCTGGCCCCCACGCCGTGCTCCTGGTGgtgcccctctccttctcctttaccAAACGGGAGCGGCAGGCAGCCGAGGAGcatgtggagctgttgggggagcGGGCTTGGGGGCATACCGTGGTGCTGTTCACTGTGAAGGGTGGGCGGCTGAAGGATGCCACcttagaggaggaggtggaggagagcgAGGAGCTCCAGGGCCTGGTGGAGCGATGTGGGGGCCGCTATCATGCCCTGTATGGCAGGTCCAGGAAGGGCCACGATGCCGTGGCGGAGCTACTGGAGAAGCTGGACAACATGGTGGCCAAGAACAGAGGGGAGTTGCTCTCCAGCGAGGAGGTACTGGAGGAGgccagggagaaggaggaggaggaggagaggaggcaccaggaggaggacagggagagagaggaggatctgaGGAGGGCCAAGGAGGCTTTGAGAGAgctggagatggaggaggagaaagaggaggtgcaaggggagggagggaagaccaCAGAGGAGTCCACgagacagcagagagggaggaggagatacACAGATGAAACATTAGACA CAGGTCTGGAAAGCAGCTCAGCCGATCCTACATCAGCCCCACCACACCTCACCTGGTCTGACCTCAGGGCCATTAGAGATCAGAGATGTAAGACACAATAA
- the LOC139364976 gene encoding eukaryotic translation initiation factor 3 subunit D isoform X2: protein MAKFHAPEIQDNPSGWGPCAVPEKFKDMPYQPFSKGDRLGKVADWTGATYQDKRYTNKYSSQFGGGSQYAYFHEEDETSFQLVDTAKTQKTAYQRNRMRFAQRNLRRDKDRRNLTQFNMQTLPKSAKQKERDRMRLQKKFQKQFGVRQKWDQKSQLKPRDSSVEVRSDWEVKEEMDFPRLMKMRYMEVEDPTDIECCGALEYYDKAFDRVTTRNEKPLKSIKRIFHTVTTTDDPVIRKLAKTQGNVFATDAILATLMCCTRSVNSWDIIVQRVGNKLFFDKRDNSDFDLLTVSETANEPPQDEGNSFNSPRNLAMEATYINHNFSQQCLRMGGERHKFPNPNPFVEEDIDKSEVASVAYRYRRWKLGEDIDLIVRCEHDGVMTGANGEVSFINVKTLNEWDSRHCNGVDWRQKLDSQRGAVLATELKNNSYKLARWTCCAMLAGSEYLKLGYVSRYHAKDSARHVVLGTQQFQPTEFASQINLSMENAWGILRCVIDICRKLEEGKYLILKDPNKQVIRVYSLPDGTFSSDEDEEEDDDDDEEDEEEEDEQEP, encoded by the exons ATGGCGAAGTTCCATGCCCCTGAGATCCAGGACAATCCCTCTGGATGGGGTCCCTGTGCTGTCCCTGAGAAGTTTAAGGACATGCCCTACCAGCCCTTTAGCAAAGGAGACCGTCTGGGAAAG GTGGCTGATTGGACAGGAGCAACCTACCAGGACAAGAGATACACAA ACAAGTATTCATCTCAGTTTGGGGGTGGTAGTCAGTATGCCTACTTCCATGAGGAGGACGAGACGAGCTTCCAGCTGGTGGATACTGCCAAGACGCAGAAGACTGCCTACCAGAGGAACCGCATGAGGTTTGCACAG AGGAATCTGCGCAGGGACAAGGACCGCAGGAACCTGACCCAGTTCAATATGCAGACCCTCCCGAAGAGTGCCAAGCAGAAGGAGAG GGATCGCATGCGCCTACAGAAAAagttccagaagcagtttggcgTCCGTCAGAAGTGGGACCAGAAATCCCAG TTGAAACCCCGAGACTCGTCGGTGGAGGTCCGGAGTGACTGggaggtgaaggaggagatggaCTTCCCCAGACTGATGAAGATGAGATACATGGAGGTGGAGGACCCCACTGACAT TGAGTGCTGTGGTGCGTTGGAGTACTACGACAAGGCCTTCGACCGAGTCACCACTCGCAACGAGAAGCCTCTCAAGAGCATCAAGAGGATCTTTCACACAGTCACCACCACCGACGACCCTGTCATCCGCAAG TTGGCTAAGACCCAGGGCAATGTGTTTGCCACCGATGCCATCCTGGCCACCCTGATGTGCTGCACGCGCTCAGTCAACTCCTGGGACATTATCGTGCAGAGAGTGGGCAACAAGCTCTTCTTTGACAAGAGAGACAACTCTGATTTTG ATCTGTTGACGGTGAGTGAGACTGCCAACGAGCCACCACAGGATGAGGGCAACTCCTTTAACTCGCCCCGTAACCTGGCCATGGAGGCTACCTACATCAACCATAACTTCAGCCAGCAGTGTCTGCGCATG GGTGGGGAGAGGCACAAGTTCCCTAACCCCAACCCATTTGTAGAGGAGGACATAGACAAGAGTGAGGTGGCCTCTGTTGCCTACAG GTACCGCCGCTGGAAACTGGGGGAGGACATTGACCTGATTGTACGCTGTGAGCACGATGGAGTGATGACCGGGGCCAATGGAGAGGTGTCCTTCATCAATGTGAAGACCCTCAACGAGTGGGACTCCCGG CACTGTAATGGAGTGGACTGGCGTCAGAAGCTGGACTCTCAGAGAGGAGCTGTTCTGGCCACCGAGCTGAAGAACAACAGCTACAAACTGGCCCGCTGGACCTGCTGTGCCATGCTGGCTGGCTCAGAGTACCTCAAGCTAGg GTACGTGTCTCGTTATCACGCGAAGGACTCTGCGCGCCACGTGGTCCTGGGCACCCAGCAGTTCCAGCCCACTGAGTTTGCCAGCCAGATCAACTTGAGCATGGAGAACGCCTGGGGCATCCTACGCTGCGTCATCGACATCTGCCGCAAGCTGGAGGAGGGCAAGTACCTCATCCTCAAGGACCCCAACAAG CAAGTGATTCGCGTGTATAGCTTGCCTGACGGAACCTTCAGCTCAGATGAAGATGAGgaagaagatgatgatgatgatgaagaggatgaggaggaggaag ATGAACAAGAACCCTAA